The genome window TGTTAGGCAGCATTCGCAAAATGGTTCAAAATATCGAAGAAAATTTCAGCCAAACAAATGATAGTGTTGTACGGATTTCCGAGGCGTCTACTCATGCTTCACAACGTGCCGATTCAATTTCCAAAACGATTGCAGAAATTTCAGCTGGAGCAGAGAGTTCTGCCGTTTCGGTTCAAGGAACAGCGGAAGCGCTTGAAGACATCACCCGGATTGCTGAAGAGGTGCAAAACCGTGCCGAAGCTTCACATTTATCTTCGATTGACATGGTAAAAGAGCTTGGAGAAAGCAAAGAAGTGATTCATTCATTAATACACGGCATGGAGCGATTGGCACAAGGAAACGCATCTTCTTTGGAAGCGGTTCATCGACTAGAAGAGAATGCCAAAAAAGTGGAGCGGATTATTGGCCTTGTTGGCGACATTGCTTCGCAAACGAATTTATTAGCATTAAATGCCTCGATTGAAGCGGCTCGTGCTGGGGAACACGGGAAGGGCTTTGCTGTCGTTGCCGAAGAAGTTCGGAAGTTAGCGGATGAAAGTGGTACCGCTGTTCAAGGTATTTCCGAATTGATTCAAAACATCCAAAAAGAAGTGTCTGCAGTTGTTCAGCAAATCACCGAGCAAGTGAGCTCTGCCAATCAAGAAGCTAAAAAAGGCAATAAAACTCATGAAGTGTTCGATCATATGACGTCAACGATCCACGAAGTCGCAAACTCAGTGGAGCAAATTACTACTCTCGTAAGCAAACAAATGGAAAGCATCAAAGATACGTCAAAACAATCTCAAGACGTATCAGCCATTGCAGAAGAAACATCTGCCGGCTCTTTCGAAGTGTCAGCAGCGACAAAAGAACAAGCTGCAGTCATGCAAAACGTCGAAGAACTCGTCACCGGACTGCAGGAACAAGCAGGAAAACTTAAGAAAACCATTTCCAGCTTTCGTATGGATTGATTGCTAGGAAGATAGAATAGAAAAAGCGCGGCGAATTGAACGTTGATTTGCCGCGTTTTTTGTGTTGAGTAGGAGTGTGGGGGAGAGTAGTCGGTAGGGATTGGTGCGGGAAAAGTTGAGAAGTCGTGCGCAAAAGTTAGAAAGTGGTGCGCAAAAAGAAAGTTGTGCATAAAAGGAAAAAGTCGTGCGCAAAAGTAAGGAAGTCGTGCACAAAAGAAGATAAGTCGTGCGCAAAAGTAAGGAAGTCGTGCACAAAAGGAGAAAAGTCGTGCGCAAAAAATATCGCGCATAAAAGTCATAAGAAAATCAAAAAACCCCTGCTTTTGCAAGGGTTCCATTCTTAAACTGAAACAGTCGTTAGCACAAATTCCTCAACAATCTTCGCGACGCCATCTTTATCATTTGTGTCGGTCACATAATTTGCTTTTTCTTTAATATCCTCAGGAGCATTGCCCATCGCGACACCAAGACCAGCGAATTCAATCATGGTTAAATCATTGTAGCTGTCACCAATGGCGATGACCTCTTCTTGCGTAATGCCCAGTTTTTTAATGAGAAAGTCTAGGCTCGCTCCCTTGGTCACACCAAGTGCAGTAAATTCTAAGAAAAATGGCTTCGAACGCATCACGCTGAGAGAATCAGCGAGCTCGGCTTGAAGCTTTTGCTCAACTTCTACTAATCTAGCAGGTTCTTTAAGCATGAGTGCTTTGACGACAGGTTCACGCACTGCTTCTTTAAAGTCAGACACGACCTCAACGGGAAGCCCCGTTAATTCACTTTCAATGGTTGCGAAGGCATTTGCGGTGTTCGTGATAATGGTATCGCCGACATAGGTCAAAATTGAAACGTCTTCACGGACGCTTAAATCATGCAATTCATGAGCAGTTTCTGGAGAGAGCGTCATGCTATAGAGTTCTTCATTTGTTTGGCAATCAATAATTTTTGAACCATTAA of Bacillus sp. 2205SS5-2 contains these proteins:
- a CDS encoding methyl-accepting chemotaxis protein, whose translation is MVQNIEENFSQTNDSVVRISEASTHASQRADSISKTIAEISAGAESSAVSVQGTAEALEDITRIAEEVQNRAEASHLSSIDMVKELGESKEVIHSLIHGMERLAQGNASSLEAVHRLEENAKKVERIIGLVGDIASQTNLLALNASIEAARAGEHGKGFAVVAEEVRKLADESGTAVQGISELIQNIQKEVSAVVQQITEQVSSANQEAKKGNKTHEVFDHMTSTIHEVANSVEQITTLVSKQMESIKDTSKQSQDVSAIAEETSAGSFEVSAATKEQAAVMQNVEELVTGLQEQAGKLKKTISSFRMD
- a CDS encoding Cof-type HAD-IIB family hydrolase, whose protein sequence is MTQYKMIVLDLDDTLLQSDQTISLRTINALMTAQAQGVKVVLASGRPTFGMRGIARELQLEKFGSYILSFNGSKIIDCQTNEELYSMTLSPETAHELHDLSVREDVSILTYVGDTIITNTANAFATIESELTGLPVEVVSDFKEAVREPVVKALMLKEPARLVEVEQKLQAELADSLSVMRSKPFFLEFTALGVTKGASLDFLIKKLGITQEEVIAIGDSYNDLTMIEFAGLGVAMGNAPEDIKEKANYVTDTNDKDGVAKIVEEFVLTTVSV